The genomic DNA TTATCATGGAAattgaaacaaaaatgtgttgctCCCAGAACAGTTTAGGCCCAGAATACATCTGTGATCTGTTCAGAGAATACAAACCTAGCAGGGCTCTTAGATCCAAGGACTCAGGTCAGCTGGTCCAGGCCAGAGTCTGGactaaacatggagaagcagcatttagctgttatgctgcaaacaagtggaacaaactgccagtggagattaaactttcaccagatgtagacacttttaaatccaggttaaaaacatttcttttctcatgcGCCTATACATGAAATCTGCATGGTATCTTTTAACTCTCTGCACCTCACTGTAATgctcttaatgttttatgtaaagcactttgaattgtctcAGGCATGaagggtgctatacaaataaacttgcctttcCTTGCTTCACTGTGTCTCTCTTGTCCAGGGGACTTTGGCTTGGCCACTAAGATTGAGTTTGATGGCGAGCGGAAGAAGACCTTGTGTGGAACACCCAACTACATTGCACCTGAAGTGCTTTGTAAGAAAGGTCACAGCTATGAAGTGGATGTCTGGTCACTGGGATGTATATTGTAAGTTTGAAAACAAAGCCCACCAGGAAATGGCATCATTCCACATGATTCAGCACAGTTGTCTCACAATCCTCCCTGTCTTTGTGATCTCAGGTACACTTTGCTGGTGGGTAAACCCCCATTCGAGACCTCCTGTCTGAAGGAGACCTACAACCGCATCAAGAAAAACAACTACACCATCCCTTGGGTAAGCTGATTTACCAGAGCACACAATGTTccatcaacaaaaaaatgtgtgtttttgaaacatCTAAGCTGCCCCTCACTGTTCTCATAACCTGAATTCACAACTCTGTGCAGCACATCAACCCAGCTGCGTCTTCGCTCATCAAGAGGATGCTGCATGCTGATCCTGCCCAGAGGCCCACAATTACTGAGCTACAAGCGGACGAATTCTTCACATCAGGCTACACTCCCCTACGTCTGCCCACTACTTGTCTCACTGTGCCCCCACGGTTCTCTATTGCCCCCTCCACGGCCACAGAGCTCAGCCAGAGGCGCCCCCTGACTGCAATAAACAACAAAGGTAAAGATCCAAGCAGTGTGATGTACCAAAGAAGCCTTTAGTCTACAAATGATTGAAATATTGTAGTTGCACATGATATAGAAAGACAGTAACTGAGACTTTCCATATAATGATGTTTACAAGAATATTAATGATTTCTCTTTGCAGCAGGGACAGAGAAAGTGGATGTGAAGGACGAGCCTGTGTCAAGGTGAAACTTTTGAGACTGAAGTGCTCATTTTTATCCTAAAATTCaatcacacacaaataaaatgttgcaaaaagacCAGATGTGACAGTGATGAATTGGTTTTTGTGTCATGCGTTATTTTTTGAGAATCATATTTTCGTGtagataaatgttttgtttcgtATTCTGCTTGTAGGGAGGTTGAACCATCAGAAAACCACCTGAAGGACATGTTGCAGCAGCTCAACAGCATCATCGCCACCAAGCCCTCTGAGAAGGCAGTCATTCGCCAAGGTATGTGCagacttgtgtgtttttaagcctGTGTTGCAGATTTCAAGTTTGTATTCTGTGTGCCTGTGTCAAAACTATATACAGAGATTTTGTGTCCTTTCCTATTTCCAGAGGAGGCAGAGGATCCTGCGTGCATCCCCATCTTCTGGATCAGTAAATGGGTAGACTACTCTGATAAATATGGATTGGGTAAGCATAGCTGCTCTTGTGAAAAAAAGGACATGAAGTAATTTACAGAATCAAATTGCAAGAATAAtcttttgggggtttttttagGCCTTTTGTCTGAATTGGCACCAAAAGCACAGCTGAGATACAACAAACAACTTTAAATAACATTCAAAGATGCTTTGTCATTAACCCAGGAGTTTGTACTGGAtacaatttattttcaaatgcatcATTTGCCCATTGTTTAGTTTGATCTGGATATGCCAGCTGAACTTCCTTTATGATATTCACAACCTTTACCGTTTAGTGTAGATGCAGAATATTGGCTTGTGTCAGCTAATGATTAAGAATTGCTGCAATGAAATTCCAAAATGTATGTCTGTGGTATTGTACTGCCAGAGAGTACTAATAAGGTATTTTATGGCTGTTAAGTGTTAGATTAGTAAATATCCTGGTATAAAAATATCACTATTAAGAGTTTCAAATGTGTGTTCCAGGCTACCAGCTCTGTGACAACAGCGTGGGGGTTCTGTTCAACGATTACACTCGTCTGATCATGTACGCTGACGGAGACAGTCTGCAGTACATTGACAAGACGGCGGCTGAATCCTACCTGAGCGTACGCTCATTCCCTGCTTCTCTCAACAAGAAGGTCAGGAGTTAAACCTTCTCTTTGactattgaattttttttcgtCTAGGttaatagtgtgtgtgtggtgttaaTGGCATGATGCTTAATAAATTCTTATTTAGGTAATGTCCCAATTTATACACTGTTCTTGTTCAGGGACTAACTCTTGTGTTTCTCTCCCCATGTAGATAACTCTTCTGAAATATTTCCGCAATTACATGAGTGAACACCTGCTGAAGGCTGGTGCCAACATGGCGCGTCGGGAAGGCGATGAGCTGGCTCGGCTACCGTATCTCTCCCTCTGGTTCAGAACAAAGAGTGCCATCGTGCTGCACCTCACCAACGGCACAGTTCAGATCAACTTCTTCCAGGTTAGATGCACCTCAAATCACCTCCCACCTGTGTCTTTTAACTGTCTCACATTAGCtgttgaatacattttttttttttctccctgtctcATCACAACTTATGAGCAAATTCTTAACTTGTGTTGTTATTAACTGCTCTGTTCCAGGACCACACTAAGCTGATCCTGTGTCCACTGATGGCTGCAGTGACCTACATCGATGAGAAACGAGATTTCCGCACCTACAAGCTGTCTCTGCTGGAGGAGTTTGGCTGCACTAAGGAGCTGGCCAGCCGCATTCGTTACGCCAAGCTCATGGTAGAGAAACTGTTAGACAACAAGACTTCTGCTAATTAATCCAGCTTTTCCCAAGTTTTCTGTCTGCGACTCTCACAGGACAggatgcacattttaaaatccagTGTATTTAATTGAAGGGTCACCGTGTAAATGCTTCGTTTAATTCCAATATGAAAATTACTCCAATGTTGTACAAACTGAATTTCAGTCTTTCAGCCACtcatttttatctttctttaCTCCCGTTAAAAGAAATCCACTCCAGCTCTTATTTCAACCTTCTTAATGAAGCCTTCTTTTGACAGACATGTTCTTGCAGACATAATGGCTGACAGTTGACCGTTCAAATTAGTTAGGGGACAAAAAGGTGAATCTTCCCTTTGTTCATATTTATAATTTTGAACTTGAAACTAACTTCTCAAggttctctctgcctctttgtttgaatttgttcaTGCATCAGTGATACCTTTACATCTATAGCTGAGTGGATAAAATGTGTGCTGAGAGCTGTCTTTGTGGAAAGAAACTTCTCTGGTCTGCTTCTctagtttgtctgttttatctgtGTTGTATGTAGAGAAATGGACCATGTTATTTCATCTTCATCATGTACATTCTTCCTGTagtcacattttattctttttagaAGTCTATCCTAAATGTTTTCAACAACATGTACAAACTTGTACATaatgctgaatatgcatacatGTTGTAAAGATGGTTTAATTTTACCCAGGTTTAAATAAAGACTCTTGAACAGTAtaaattattttgtgtgttgtttgaaTTTGATATACAGTCACTTACACACCCACTCACTGATTatgcataacattatgaccatggaaaggtgaagtgaaaaacactgattatctcttcatcatggctcttgttagtgggttggatatatgaGGCagcaaatgaacattttgtcctcaaagttgatgtgatagaagcaggaaaaatgattTGAGCGAGTTTGATGAGGGCCAAATTATGATGActagatgactgggtcagagcatctccagaactgcagaTCTTGTGGGATGtttctggtctgcagtggtcagtgtctatcaaaagtggtccaaggaaggaacaatGATGAACCGGAGACAGGGTCATGGGCAGCCAAGGCTCATCGGTGGACGTGGGGAGCGAAGGCTGGTCCATGTGATCCGATCCAGCAGAGGAGCTATTTTTTGCtcagattgctgaagaagttaatcctggttctgatagaaaggtgtcagaatacacagtgcatcacagtttgttgcttATGgggctgcagaccagtcagggtgcccaTGCTTGCCCCTGTGCACCGCCGAAAGCACGAACAATGGACACATGAagatcagaactggaccatggagcaatggaagaaggtggcctggtctgatgaatcacattttcttttccatcatGTGGATGGAAAAGAAATGCCAGGTGCATGTGCGTtgcttacctggggaacactTGGCACCAGGAtacactatgggaagaaggcaagccagcgaaggcagtgtgatgctttggacaatgttctgctgggaaaccttgggtcctgccatcaaatatggatgttattttgacatgtaccacctacctaagcattattgcagaccatgtacaccctttcatgcAAACTGTGTtgcctgatggctgtggcctctttcagcaggataatgcaccgtgccacaaagcaaaaatggttcaggaatggtttgaggcgCACAacaagtttgaggtgttgacctGGTCTCCAAATtctccagatctcaatccaatcgagCATCGGTGTGATGTGCTGGACAAAGAAGTCTGACATATGGCGGCCTCACTTCACAACTTACAGGACTTAAACAGTCTCTTcagggtccgtgtatattttggcaatttgattttccgttctgaaacgggtattgaaaaacaaaaaacgagtggttatttgattatcgttttaaaatacaaaaaataaaattgaaatacaaggccttttttcttttcatggttaaaaagggatatacgaaattttaaaaatgctttgatgttcatgttatatttagaataacaaaaaaaaataaaatcagtaagagacagaaacgagaaaaggtccgttttttcattttctgagaccggaagtggtcatcagcaagtgtggagccaaacgacaacaagattctcagagggcggagcaagagagcagtgattggtcagactgactgagagccagagagcagtgattggtcagaccgtagataatatagaagacagcgcacTAACGTATCTAGTGTATGTATATCTATAGTCGgtacgtctggtagcatctctggctgctgtagaccttgtttttggagtaaaacacggtaagaagataaatacttctacccagtagcgttgttttgttgtacgttaagtcagcgacttgtgaagagttgtgttttgtcgtgtttgagcagttggtccggacgcgttagctagctaagcggctaagttagctagcgg from Amphiprion ocellaris isolate individual 3 ecotype Okinawa chromosome 4, ASM2253959v1, whole genome shotgun sequence includes the following:
- the plk1 gene encoding serine/threonine-protein kinase PLK1, whose product is MSAGTAKPANPSTHVDPKSAPLKEIPDILVDSRTMRRYTRGRFLGKGGFAKCYEITDVETKQVFAGKIVPKSLILKQHQREKMTSEIAIHKSLNHPNIVGFHGFFEDDDFVFVVLEICRRRSLLELHKRRKAVTEPEARYYMTQLLKGVHYLHNNRVIHRDLKLGNIFLNDDMEVKIGDFGLATKIEFDGERKKTLCGTPNYIAPEVLCKKGHSYEVDVWSLGCILYTLLVGKPPFETSCLKETYNRIKKNNYTIPWHINPAASSLIKRMLHADPAQRPTITELQADEFFTSGYTPLRLPTTCLTVPPRFSIAPSTATELSQRRPLTAINNKAGTEKVDVKDEPVSREVEPSENHLKDMLQQLNSIIATKPSEKAVIRQEEAEDPACIPIFWISKWVDYSDKYGLGYQLCDNSVGVLFNDYTRLIMYADGDSLQYIDKTAAESYLSVRSFPASLNKKITLLKYFRNYMSEHLLKAGANMARREGDELARLPYLSLWFRTKSAIVLHLTNGTVQINFFQDHTKLILCPLMAAVTYIDEKRDFRTYKLSLLEEFGCTKELASRIRYAKLMVEKLLDNKTSAN